A window of Argopecten irradians isolate NY chromosome 1, Ai_NY, whole genome shotgun sequence contains these coding sequences:
- the LOC138320581 gene encoding serine-rich adhesin for platelets-like, translated as MSACKQYIFCTEEDNMNIHPGKLKTVVHYIYIPRGLTPEASLLVATPSDMSVIISAVHLEYQDDSITMTNGIYIPFMTERAGLLQNFSRSGAYSFGDVECNGTLQLQNLVSTTVASTMYSTTNVTMATSGVDIHSNVTTVSENFTHSSDSQYTTDPFTTTSATTAFRNLTYTTDSSNQSATFTSDANNQSATFTSDANNQSATFTSDANNQSATLTSDFNNQSATITTDANNQSATFTSDANNQSATLTSDSNNQSATLTTDANNQSATFTSDANNQSATLTSDSNNQSATLTTDANNQSATLKTDSNNQSAFFTTDTTNPPSTTESPVTDDPCSYCLLKLTVDYLMADVTGVSNGSTRDVTATFVSNDVSMEVFLTLILLPLHNATMGSDLSTDIPDHVNVSARTFFNFQLQMVLYSPLSSYRLQMSSGDKTLSIASVRLQSVGEHYVDIVSSTVLGDGRPPACYGGLDSITVDYGFLPNKGYYNSTATSLSNAIDYEVKLYIKASAAIKDSYDFSIVMEVDSVAIVSTKNFSIVGQAPNAAINVTTTQSRSLLAKSATGSVKLTWYVPSQSVGTYAVDTSTKLHSGDGGSGLFVAGVEVGAAGSNLPCVARSKYTKGTGLSLTVANIGLKDDVTAGIYGYSISVFAAPDVVAAGSSHELTATVSYPGLGSPQSFKFYFNISDQEIFTVPDRNGRLPLNILLYNQCKSITHSSDVDFILHTNFNRRYGRLIAEVPMVSGTTGQSFELCNFGIVFKGRNIVGRSNTTTIRDTNGMIVKAYVDLSPLSNIYFATSDKLTVNYVTMHMTATYIDQSMHINDSTMPLVARLLSNNKTIWTGELPLQKPLIEYYPDFIVLMAIVKIASVDPRNLWYHYSQNGSFYHKEKVEWAVGSNTFKINPPKVISHFYFSTPTPCTAICNVTTDWVELTYYMKFVKDNSNTLLRKISYALDQDLDTCFDLPLPQDSPSLFWLRITQLIFFGVASKNFIISITGENIECARVGQKSLQVGTSGPTYDVSCDMDSEITFCSLVSNTTTGMRTQCDIECRCNTLSECSDVHILMQSVSGNKWSMCDLTINDVL; from the exons ATGTCGGCCTGTAAACAATACATCTTTTGTACTGAAGAggacaacatgaatatacatcCTGGAAAATTAAAGACTGTtgtccattatatatatattccacgCGGACTGACACCGGAAGCGTCGTTACTTGTCGCTACACCTTCTGATATGTCCGTGATCATATCAGCTGTCCACTTAGAGTATCAGGATGATTCCATCACGATGACCAATGGGATCTACATACCATTTATGACAGAACGAGCTGGACTG CTCCAGAATTTTAGCAGAAGTGGTGCATACAGTTTTGGTGACGTTGAGTGTAATGGTACActtcaattacaaaatttaGTCTCAACAACAGTCGCCTCTACAATGTATTCCACGACCAATGTTACTATGGCAACCTCTGGTGTTGATATACATTCCAATGTCACAACGGTCTCGGAAAATTTCACGCATTCTTCAGACTCACAATATACTACGGACCCCTTCACAACCACATCAGCCACAACAGCTTTTAGGAACCTGACGTATACAACAGACTCTAGCAACCAATCAGCTACCTTTACGTCGGACGCAAACAACCAATCAGCTACCTTTACGTCGGACGCAAACAACCAATCAGCTACCTTTACGTCGGACGCAAACAACCAATCAGCTACTTTAACATCGGACTTCAATAACCAATCAGCTACCATAACAACGGACGCAAATAACCAATCAGCTACCTTTACGTCGGACGCAAACAACCAATCAGCTACTTTAACATCGGACTCCAATAACCAATCAGCTACCTTAACAACGGACGCAAATAACCAATCAGCTACCTTTACGTCGGACGCAAACAACCAATCAGCTACTTTAACATCGGACTCCAATAACCAATCAGCTACCTTAACAACGGACGCAAATAACCAATCAGCTACTTTAAAAACGGATTCCAATAACCAATCGGCTTTCTTTACAACGGACACGACAAATCCTCCTTCAACTACAGAAAGCCCTGTCACTGACGACCCATGTTCTTACTGCTTACTGAAACTAACTGTAGACTACTTGATGGCTGATGTGACAGGGGTCTCTAATGGATCCACACGGGACGTGACCGCAACATTCGTTTCAAACGATGTTTCCATGGAAGTTTTTTTAACACTTATTCTACTACCACTTCAT AATGCCACCATGGGATCCGACTTATCTACAGACATCCCAGACCATGTTAACGTTTCAGCGAGAACCTTTTTCAACTTCCAACTACAGATGGTGTTATATAGTCCGCTATCGTCTTACCGACTACAGATGAGTAGTGGCGACAAAACTTTATCAATCGCCTCGGTACGACTACAATCTGTTGGCGAACACTACGTAGATATTGTATCATCAACCGTTCTCGGAGACGGCCGGCCACCGGCATGTTACGGCGGACTAGATTCGATTACTGTAGATTACGGTTTCTTACCAAATAAAG GTTATTACAATAGCACAGCGACATCCCTTTCTAATGCGATCGACTATGAAGTTAAACTATATATTAAGGCGTCGGCAGCCATCAAGGATAGCTATGATTTCAGTATAGTCATGGAGGTAGACTCTGTGGCAATAGTTTCAACAAAGAACTTCAGTATAGTCGGCCAGGCTCCT aatgCTGCAATTAATGTAACGACAACTCAGTCTCGCTCACTGTTAGCGAAGAGTGCGACAGGTTCAGTAAAGTTAACCTGGTATGTGCCAAGTCAGTCAGTCGGTACTTATGCGGTGGACACTTCCACAAAGTTACATTCTGGAGATGGTGGCAGTGGGTTGTTTGTAGCAGGCGTAGAAGTAGGGGCCGCTGGATCGAACTTACCCTGCGTCGCTAGATCCAAATATACAAAAGGAACGGGTCTGAGTCTGACTGTGGCTAATATAGGGTTGAAGGATGATGTCACTGCGGGTATATACGGATACAGCATTAGTGTATTTGCTGCTCCTGATGTGGTGGCCGCAGGATCGTCACACGAGCTGACCGCTACTGTCAGCTATCCGGGCCTGGGGTCACCTCAGTCATTTAAATTCTATTTTAACATCTCAGACCAAGAAATCTTCACA GTGCCGGATCGTAACGGAAGACTGCCATTGAATATCCTGCTCTACAATCAGTGCAAGTCTATCACACATAGCAGTGACGTAGATTTCATCCTACATACTAATTTTAATCGTCGCTACGGCCGACTTATTGCTGAAGTACCAATGGTATCGGGCACAACGGGACAGTCATTTGAACTGTGTAACTTTGGAATAGTTTTTAAAGGACGAAACATCGTCGGTAGATCCAACACGACAACAATTAG AGACACCAACGGAATGATTGTAAAGGCGTATGTAGACTTATCACCCTTGTCAAATATATACTTTGCGACATCTGACAAGCTCACCGTGAATTACGTCACCATGCACATGACGGCGACATATATCGACCAGAGCATGCACATTAATGATTCCACTATGCCGCTCGTAGCCAGACTCCTCAGTAATAACAAAACTATCTGGACAGGAGAATTACCGTTACAAAAGCCATTAATC GAGTACTATCCTGACTTCATAGTCCTGATGGCGATTGTGAAAATAGCTAGTGTCGACCCAAGGAACTTGTGGTATCATTATAGTCAAAACGGTTCATTCTACCATAAGGAGAAAGTTGAG TGGGCAGTCGGAAGCAATACTTTCAAAATTAACCCACCCAAAGTGATTTCCCACTTTTATTTCTCCACACCGACCCCTTGTACGGCGATATGTAATGTGACCACTGACTGGGTGGAGT TGACCtattatatgaaatttgtaaaagaCAACAGCAACACGTTACTGCGGAAGATATCGTATGCCTTGGACCAGGATCTAGACACGTGTTTTGACCTGCCCTTACCCCAGGATTCCCCTTCTTTGTTTTGGCTGAGAATTACTCAACTCATCTTCTTTGGTGTGGCATCAAAAAACTTTATCATCAGCATAACAGGAGAAAACATCGAATGCGCTCGAGTTGGCCAGAAAAGCCTTCAG GTTGGTACCTCTGGACCTACTTATGATGTCAGCTGTGATATGGACTCGGAGATAACATTCTGCAGTCTTGTATCAAACACTACCACTGGTATGAGAACGCAGTGTGACATAGAGTGCCGGTGTAATACTCTATCAGAATGTTCGGATGTTCATATTCTAATGCAGAGTGTTAGTGGTAATAAGTGGAGTATGTGTGACCTGACTATCAATGATGTACTATAA